Genomic segment of Hydra vulgaris chromosome 08, alternate assembly HydraT2T_AEP:
ATGATAAATCCATTTACTATTGAAAGCAAAGAACTACTCAATATCTCAACAGGTTCTATTGCTCCCACTGATATTGAATCTGATCTTCGTAATGCCCATGATATAGGTGATAAACAATTTACCTCATTCGTAAAAGAGAAACTGTTGTGTGAAGATCCTGAtatattttcaacaataaaGCGAAATAGTTTGAAAACATTTGCTAGCTTAAAGCAGGTAACAAAATCTAAGTCTTTAAATGGTAAACTAGTTGCATTAAAGAATGAAAGAGGCTTATTTGTTAGGCTAGTGCTAATTGGTAAAGATAGAGAAGTCCATGTAAAGGCAATTTTAGCATATTCATTGAGAGTTTATCCAGCCTATATCGACAATCACAAGGTCACTTGTAAAAACATGTAAAGCCAAGTTACTAAATGTTATTGATTCAAAATGTAATGATATTACTGTGACCACTATTCCTACAGACAACGCGCTACTCATTGATGCTATGGCAATTTTACAAAGCCTAAAAGCAATAGCGGGCACATTCAAGGAGCTAGCAAATGAAGTACTTAAACAAGTAATACGATTAGCTGATTACCATAAATCATCTCGTGTTAAATTTGTATCTGATTGCTACCCATTAATTAGCACAAAAAATGCTGAAAGAGAAAAAAGTGCACAATCCGGTGTACAAGCATTTACCATCTATAGTGCTACTCAACAGGTACCAAAGCAATGGAAAAAATTTATGTCTCTTGGACGAAATAAAGAGgagctaataaattttttatacatgtcATGGTGTGAGtgtcatcaacaaatttttggCAACATAACTCTCTACGTAACACACACGAACTTGTGTAACAAAATTCAGTCAATTGACAACCTGTTGTAAGTGAAGTTCATGAGCTTGCCAGTGACTACGAAGAAGCTGATAGTAAGTTGATTTTATATGCATCACATGCGTCACTGCACTATCAAACTGTTGTTATTAGTAGTCCTGATACTGATGTATTTGTGTTTGCTCTGTCAACTTGCCTTCCGTCAACTATATACTTCGATTCTGCTGATGGTAACAAACGCcgtatcattaatataaaaaaatatgaacctGATTTTGGTAAAGATTTTTCGATTGCTATGACTGGCTTTCATTTGTTTACAGGTGAcgatttttgtttctttagaaaATATTGTAATGTTTAGACGGGGTAAAACTATGAattcagatttttaaatttattcaagtttatatttatagttgttATTTAGGATGCGGTTCAACAAGTGCATTTTATGGAAAAGGAAAAGCAATAGCTTTTAAAGTCCTACGGAAGaaagcaaaatatttagaaGCTTTTAAAACTCTAGGTGATTCAGTACCACCATCTGATGAACTAATAAATATGCTGGAAAAATATGTCTGTGATTTATACAGGGCTGAACAAGAAGAATCAGTTAATGTAGCTCATTACACATTATTTAAATCTGGTAAATTTAGCAAAGAAATGTTGCCACCGAATAAAGATTCGCTTGTGCAACACATAAAAGGAGCTAATTATGAAgcttttataagaaaaagatCACATGTAGCATTGATTAATGCACCAAGTCCTTTTGGAAATGGTTGGTTTAATGATCAAGGTTCCATTGCCATATCTTGGATGGAATCGCCTGCTGCACCAGATTTGGTGCTTGATTTTGTTGAATGTTATTGCCGTGGTGATTGTTCCACAAAAAGATGTTCATGCAATAATTGCTTAACATGCTTATAATTTGCACAGATCTTTTCAAATGTAATGTCTGCAACAATGACCATCCCAAGGAGGAGGATGACGAATAGTCAGACAAACTATCCGAGTCAGAGTCCAATTGCGATAGTAATacgtaataaatgtttaatttttttttattatatcattgctatttttatattttcggACATTGAACTGTGAGATAAGCATTAACAgtagtaatgaaaataaaaaattcggttataataatatttatgttttaaatacaatacTCTTTTGAAGCGGAGCATAAATATGGTAACTCATAATTATCCTAAGAAAACAGCACACAAAAATACAAAGGTGTAGAAGTCAGGTTACCCATATCATAAATTgtccaaaattttatataatattggCAATTTATTGAGGAatacactaaaaaaatttgaaatcacaaatattacttatttgggggtaattaaacaaaaagcagacttaggttttttttagttagttgaAACCGTCTCTGTTAAAATCAAAGGATGGGTTTTATATACGGCAAATGTTTGACCTCAGTTATCCGGTTACTGTGACTCTAAAAATCTGGGATCTTTTGGGTATTATATCAGGTCATTTAGATCttcaaaataattagttttcaaaaattagttaCTAAATGTGTCTAACGAAACTCTTTTTCTAGAAGACTTTTCGGTTAACAGACGCCGGCCtattgcaatatttaaagtACAATACTAATATAGAAGCACAATACTTACTACAGAATTTGTGTTGAATAATTGGTTATATAATGACCAGACAGCACCTGGAGCAGGTGTAGTAGGTTCTTGATTTTCAGCAGCTTTAATTTCATGACCCTCGTCTATGTCCAATGCATTTAACTCGCCAATTAATAAAGTAACAGCTTTCTCAGCCATCATTCTGCtcctaaaaatcttgtttttaaatctggGATCTAATATTATTGCAAAAGCATATATAGGTTCGTTCTCGCAGTCTCCGTAACGTCGATGCAAAGATTGACACAGATTCTTTAAAATTTCCGTAGTCCTTGATGCGATCAATTGACATGTTAACTGCATTTATTATTGGGATAACTTCTGATGTGGTCACTTTCGATGAACTTGCAGTAAGCGTGACCTCTTCAAACACTTTTAAAGCAGCAACGAGAAGAACCAAATTATCCCATTCTCCGGTTGACAACTCATTGTTTTGTCGAATAGCTTTTGGGAAATGTGGCATTACCAACAGAATCGCATCTTTTTGTTCAATTAAACGGTTCAGCATGTGGAAAGTGCTATTCCATCTAGTTGGCTCACCTTGAATAATGCTGTGTTTAGGCAGTCCCAGAATCTCCTGAGATTGTCTCAAAAGTTTGTATGACTTAACCGAATGTTTAAAGTGTCCTACTATTCTTCTACAGGTAGCAGTTAGTAAAGATATGCGTTCATTGTTGAGGCAGCCGTCTTTCACAACCAACTGAAGTGTATGGGCAAGACAAGAAATATTTGTAAACTTCCCGACTTCCATAGCAGAAACAATATTTCTGGCATTATCTCTTACTACTACATTGAGTTTTTCAAGTAGTCCCCAACGCTCAAATGATTGATTCATAAAGTTAACAAGATTGGTTGCGGTGTGGGACTCATAAAGAAAACGTACCACACCGCAACCAATCTTGTTCTGTTGGCTCCACATGTCGGTATTTATACTATCATGATTAGCTTTTTTTGCCAAGAACTGAATTTTACTTGATACCTTTGGATAAATGCTAGGAATTTCAATAGTCGAGAAGTATTTTCTGCTTGGTATCGTATACCTTGGCTCCAAAAACTGTAGTAACCTCTTGAAACCGGGATTTTCTACTATACTAACAGGTTGGTTATCTGTGCATATCATTTCAGCAATAagctttgtaatttttattgcCTTCGGATCTGTAGATGTGAGAGGCCTGGTCTTTGCAAACACTTGGTGTATAGTTGGTTGTTTAGTAGATGAAGATCTAGgcttcatttttataaaactaattgtGGAAGAAGAGCTTCTAGTATTGATCTCCGCATCCTCAGACTTAGGGTTGAGACTTTTGAATGCGGATGCGAGTGTAGTAGATCGAGGTTCCCTTGGCATAGGAGTTTCAAAAGCAGGGTTAGGACTGGATTTACAAGATGGTCCTGCGGTAGAGCTATCCTCGCATATATTAAAATCGATAACACTAGCTTTATCATGTTTCTGATTTTTGATTTCATATTTATGAAAGGTCTTTAAATGCTTTAGCATGTTCGATGTTGTGTATGACTGACAAACTCTGCCACCACCCCTGGATATAACAGTTTTGCAGAAGTTGCATATTGCAGAGTTAGTGTCATTTGAATTGATCACAAAATACCTCATACCTCGCTTTTTTTACGTTTCGGCATGATAAtgacactatatatatatatatatatatatatatatatatatatatatatatatatatatatatatatatatatatatatatatatatatatatatatatatatatatatatatacatatatatatatatatatatatatatatacatatatatatatatatatatatatatatatatatatatatatatatatatatatatatatatattcatatatatatatataaatatatatatacatatatatatatatatatatatatatatatatatatatatatatatatatatatatatatatatgtgtgtttatattctgaaattaaaacagcatttataataatacaaaataataatactaacagtaataattattataataaaacaagcaaataagatttttatggTAATACTTACCGTCGGTAAATTGATTAAGatcgaaaaaaataaatcaattgaaATTTAGAgtataaacttttacttttattttcaacgTTTACTGTTGTTAAGGTTTTCCTTCACAGTTACTTAACTTCAACGATGATATTAAATGCGAAAGTGAAGATTTAAcgtaaattaaacaaaaaaaatctcaacGGCAAAGAGTgtatatattaacttaaattatcaagggagtaataataaaagaagtgGAGTcgttaaaaagtcttttaaaaaaatcgttaaaaaaagtTGAGAATCGCGGTTCTTACGATTTCTTGAGAATCGGTGGAATCGGGAGAATCGAAATCGGAATCGGCCCATCTCTAATATTGTACTTACAAAGGAGAGTCAATACGCATTATTGTGTTACATTAAAAAGTGCctttaaaagctttttcattaataacttaagatataaaatagtatagaattatttattttgtttaagaaaaatctTAATTTACATTTTGTGGAAAAAGGCTAAAaccattaaatattatttaattttctttaaagaaaagtattacatttacattttgtGGAATGAggataaaaatcattaaaaattattaaatacacttttttttttttattatactttaacaaaaatcttaCTTTCACATTTTgtgaaatattgccaaatcaaAGACACCATAGAAACTTCTACGTGTAATGGTAAAGTAGTTGCAATTATTACAGATGGAAATAAAGTTAACCAAAGCTTCTTTTCTAAATTCATAACAGTAGAGGGAAAACCTTGGTTATGTCAAAATggttcttatattttatatgactaTGTTCATCTTTTGAAGTCCATAAGAAACAATTGGCTAACAGAAAAAGTCAGTTGCAGTTTATTCATAATGAAATAACTCAAATTGCAATTGGAGAGATTTAATTAACTTATATACACTTGAAAAAACCAGTTAATAAAGTTATCCAGATTGACTGAAACATCAATAAATCCTAAACCAATAGGACGACAAAAAGTAAGCacttgtttacaaatatttagtGAAGAGACAGTTGCAGCTCTAAAAACTCATCCTAAAATAGAACAAGAAAGTGTCAAGggtactattatttttttggagttaattATAGAATTTTGGAAAATAGTGAATGTTAAATGTCCAGGTGCCAATGCTAGATTTAGGGATGAGTCGCGTAATGTAATCAGATCTTCAGatgacattaatttaaaaaagttgctcGTTATTGCAACAATGGCTGAAAATATGAAACCAACATCCGGTAAACGTGTTCGCCAGCTTATGAGAGATACAAGCAATGCTCTTTGACATACTTGTCGTGGCCTAGTTGATTTGTCATCTTTTATTAAGTGGAAATGAATATGTTATTTTAGGTTGGTTTTCTAGTGATCCAATTGAAAAATGCTTTGTAAAACTAAGGCAAGGCTCTGGTGGTACTTACTTTATAACAGCTAAATCAGTTATCGAAAAGTACGTATTCAACATGCTAAGCTGGTGCTACAACTGAATTATTGATGTAAAAGGAAATGATGGCCATGACTGTCTTTTATGTCTTGAAGATTTAAATGATAGGGAAGTtgatataatttacaatttagcAGATCTAGAAGATACTATAAATATAGACATTTTATATGCTATTGCCTATATTGCTGGTTATGTTCAAAAGTGTTTTACTGAAGAAAATGATGAAGATACAACtacatattatgaaaaatatggaACTTATTTGAATACTTTAAATAGAGGAGGATTAACTATTCCATCAGATATTCTATCTCAGTGGTCCTTATTTTgctacatatttttttctttattagataaaagaGTTTGCCGAACATTTCTTATACGACAGTTTGCATTTATTACAGAGTTGTACAGTTTTTCTATTGCAAAGAAACAATGCCAAACActggcaaacatttttttaaagaactttgcaTTACTTCACACTCccaaaagtaataaagaaaccaaactaaaagaaatcaagcttatgtaaaaaatttttttcatgtttagtaaaaaaataatttggttttttattgGTGTATTTTTCTCATTActtattatttcttatatattatatatataaaattttgatttaaaatgtttttattcattttaataaacaatttaagcttataaaaaaattgttaatttaacgtcaaaaaactaattttataataatgcatCAAAAAAA
This window contains:
- the LOC136083158 gene encoding zinc finger BED domain-containing protein 4-like, which produces MRYFVINSNDTNSAICNFCKTVISRGGGRVCQSYTTSNMLKHLKTFHKYEIKNQKHDKASVIDFNICEDSSTAGPSCKSSPNPAFETPMPREPRSTTLASAFKSLNPKSEDAEINTRSSSSTISFIKMKPRSSSTKQPTIHQVFAKTRPLTSTDPKAIKITKLIAEMICTDNQPVSIVENPGFKRLLQFLEPRYTIPSRKYFSTIEIPSIYPKVSSKIQFLAKKANHDSINTDMWSQQNKIGCGVVRFLYESHTATNLVNFMNQSFERWGLLEKLNVVVRDNARNIVSAMEVGKFTNISCLAHTLQLVVKDGCLNNERISLLTATCRRIVGHFKHSVKSYKLLRQSQEILGLPKHSIIQGEPTRWNSTFHMLNRLIEQKDAILLVMPHFPKAIRQNNELSTGEWDNLVLLVAALKVFEEVTLTASSSKVTTSEVIPIINAVNMSIDRIKDYGNFKESVSIFASTLRRLRERTYICFCNNIRSQI